Proteins encoded in a region of the Stieleria neptunia genome:
- a CDS encoding RDD family protein: protein MNHDNSLGDGVYFAMDDYAGLVRRFVAIAVDALILFVGGVGLWIAIGFVSFQFDPAFDPSGLFFIAWIGFYWMYLTLVKRSRFRTIGYRICGLKIVTTKGERPSLIRMTARMLMWILGPFNLFLDLIWIGADSERQSLRDCYLGTYVVRNDADPIGVAPMHLTRYTAAGWNLAYPRVCRPHDPNDGTA from the coding sequence ATGAACCACGACAACTCACTCGGTGACGGCGTCTACTTTGCGATGGACGACTATGCGGGGCTGGTTCGACGATTTGTTGCGATCGCTGTCGATGCCTTGATTCTGTTCGTCGGCGGAGTTGGTCTTTGGATCGCCATTGGGTTCGTGTCCTTTCAATTTGACCCCGCGTTTGACCCAAGCGGACTCTTTTTCATCGCCTGGATCGGTTTTTATTGGATGTACTTGACCCTGGTGAAACGCTCGCGATTTCGAACGATCGGCTATCGCATTTGCGGGCTGAAGATTGTGACGACGAAGGGTGAACGCCCCTCTCTGATTCGGATGACGGCCAGAATGTTGATGTGGATTCTGGGGCCATTCAATCTGTTTCTTGATTTGATCTGGATTGGGGCCGATAGCGAACGTCAATCGCTTCGAGATTGTTACCTGGGTACCTACGTCGTTCGTAACGATGCCGATCCGATCGGAGTCGCACCGATGCACCTGACGCGATACACGGCAGCCGGATGGAACCTTGCCTACCCGCGTGTCTGCCGACCGCACGATCCCAACGACGGGACGGCATGA
- a CDS encoding beta-galactosidase yields MPSFAQTLSKEGRDQKAIHDYLFDSFLQGRATKFVGGGRDRGLKEVTILQETMELGHGDDVLLPEGAERVAGLFRHFAFHGANLDRVKEVYVFPFSPDKSPPRSQQVNDFYRVQMPSIPLSDQPPERMKVRFLMKDEDATCRIDDLVFIAQKQIPPEFDTIPYRDLGSEYPRERVEIDIDTDHELSIGGTSQLQRDRWFRMHETPGVVDPSFERWAAERNFLPGRGAFKFNPAITRAWGNWEPLKEREDQPGSADLSFFDQYDAGVRHRKTIPEFKNIPFALCFNDWPEFMSVPLVGRGTPKIEHFDDAAELAAAYVEDQIKDGGFTAEWWEVKNESSVQSEWAHHWKESQGIDGWGLLAEFHNRVADAVHQRAPEVKVGGPSSAYMQLQVKDFDLYRNQARFIEETRGHIDFYSHHFYENALMLGAHERRGQGYSNYLLGRYEAILDMLRAHMHKADNVLPILITECGSLQNGRQPSDNWLRLLAWNAYLTKSMQRPDQIDLFVPFVFLHMSWNPYSGDAAFTPKEDRKRHRTIDDFEPTAIANYFELWRDFDGRRLPVAFDRDWLDVVAVHDGKRISLAVTNMGGRQIAVDLSSVANRIGSERATQTRLNYHQGQIVFQPEHDVDTAAIPVDVNETTVIRLMPGKPIAPEKTLVLDRWYATETAVKSDGSPLSFDVRIDNPSQTHSAKLIIGAHRRGGLTEPVLVKINGNPIDIDTGDADEFSEYFAPLNAWIPASILQHHNKVEIQPQQDTTITSVQIQTHQASNDAASDPQPTVLFDFEDDQQLESIETRDIQISRVKSDSGSALLLESGHAIDWPGITLKPTQGTWDLGMFQHLSFDVINQGDQPFEIGLKIESRNADGIEKNFTVMNNIAAKESRKISGTLYTTPWKFTSSFVVQGMHAAPGQKTVDPSSVTQVVIFLRQPKRDYRFTIDNVKVETPMTSMDVGEFLPFIDQFGQFIHKQWPGKTLSQQDLVASREAEKKELAGKPGPASFNRFGGWKDSSQHGPAKFFRVEKHDGRWWLIDPDGCRFWSHGMDAVSTRFGGTGIEHRENYFRGLPKEDSKLGKYYFSSTWAFGFYADKTPFKMYNHLLANLHRKYGDDHRAEFEDVSHKRLRSWGFNTLASWCDESVNRQNRTPYVEFVYVEDGPVLEGAQKMWTQFHDVFDPRFRQSIAHGIEKVKYSIGDPWCMGYYVDNELYWGSDIDLALWTLRCSSKQAAKQEFLKDLTAKYETIDALNQAWGTEHATWSDLAEATQTPDVNKANEDLRQFAKKTSETYFRSVKEELAAAAPGQLYLGCRFIWDNETAIRAACRYADVVSFNRYLYSVDQMSLPKGEDKPILIGEFHFGALDRGLFHPTRAPAKNQTNRAECYKNYVLSALRNPLFVGTHWFQYYDEPTAGRGDGENYNTGFLDICDTPYPEMVSAAREVAERMYEYRAGR; encoded by the coding sequence ATGCCCTCGTTTGCTCAAACGTTGAGCAAGGAGGGCCGGGATCAAAAGGCGATCCACGACTACCTGTTCGACTCGTTCCTTCAAGGACGCGCGACCAAATTTGTCGGCGGCGGGCGTGACCGTGGTCTGAAAGAAGTCACGATCCTGCAAGAGACGATGGAACTCGGTCACGGGGACGATGTCTTGCTGCCCGAGGGCGCCGAGCGGGTCGCGGGGCTGTTCCGTCACTTTGCATTTCACGGAGCCAACCTTGATCGGGTCAAAGAGGTTTACGTCTTTCCGTTCTCGCCGGACAAATCTCCGCCTCGCAGCCAACAGGTCAACGATTTTTACCGAGTCCAGATGCCATCGATTCCGTTGTCCGATCAGCCGCCGGAACGGATGAAAGTACGGTTTCTGATGAAGGACGAGGATGCGACCTGTCGGATCGATGATTTGGTGTTCATCGCTCAGAAGCAAATCCCGCCAGAATTCGACACGATCCCTTATCGGGATTTGGGCTCGGAATATCCCCGAGAGCGAGTGGAAATCGACATCGACACCGACCACGAATTGTCGATCGGGGGAACGTCACAGTTGCAACGAGACCGTTGGTTCCGCATGCACGAAACGCCCGGTGTGGTCGATCCGTCGTTCGAGCGATGGGCGGCGGAGCGAAACTTCTTGCCCGGGCGTGGGGCCTTCAAATTCAATCCCGCCATCACGCGTGCCTGGGGCAATTGGGAACCGTTAAAAGAACGAGAGGACCAACCGGGATCCGCGGACTTGTCGTTCTTCGATCAGTATGACGCCGGGGTGAGACACCGAAAGACGATACCGGAATTCAAGAACATCCCGTTTGCCCTCTGTTTCAACGATTGGCCCGAATTCATGTCGGTGCCGCTGGTCGGGCGTGGGACTCCGAAAATCGAACATTTCGACGACGCGGCCGAACTCGCCGCCGCCTATGTCGAGGACCAAATCAAAGACGGCGGTTTCACGGCCGAGTGGTGGGAGGTGAAAAACGAGAGCAGCGTGCAATCGGAGTGGGCCCATCACTGGAAAGAGAGCCAGGGCATCGACGGATGGGGGCTGCTCGCTGAGTTTCACAACCGCGTCGCCGATGCGGTCCACCAGCGTGCTCCCGAGGTGAAAGTCGGAGGTCCGTCGTCGGCGTACATGCAGCTTCAAGTCAAAGACTTTGACCTCTATCGCAATCAGGCTCGTTTCATCGAAGAGACTCGCGGCCACATCGATTTCTATTCCCACCACTTTTATGAAAACGCGCTGATGCTCGGCGCGCACGAACGTCGCGGACAGGGTTACTCCAACTACCTGCTCGGGCGTTACGAAGCGATCCTCGACATGCTGCGCGCCCACATGCACAAAGCGGACAACGTGCTGCCAATCCTGATCACCGAGTGCGGATCACTGCAAAACGGCCGCCAGCCTTCGGACAATTGGCTGCGGTTGCTCGCTTGGAACGCGTATCTGACCAAGTCGATGCAGCGCCCCGACCAGATCGATCTGTTTGTGCCCTTCGTCTTTCTGCACATGTCATGGAATCCCTACAGCGGTGATGCGGCCTTCACACCCAAGGAAGATCGCAAGCGGCATCGGACGATCGATGATTTCGAACCGACAGCCATTGCGAATTACTTTGAACTCTGGCGAGACTTCGACGGTCGACGATTGCCGGTTGCGTTCGACCGCGACTGGTTGGACGTCGTTGCCGTTCACGACGGAAAGCGGATCTCGCTGGCGGTGACCAACATGGGCGGCCGTCAGATCGCGGTGGATCTGTCGAGCGTCGCAAACAGGATTGGTTCAGAACGTGCGACGCAAACGCGTTTGAATTACCACCAGGGACAGATTGTGTTTCAGCCGGAGCACGATGTTGACACGGCGGCCATTCCTGTCGACGTGAATGAAACGACCGTCATTCGGCTCATGCCCGGCAAACCGATCGCTCCAGAGAAAACCCTTGTTCTCGATCGCTGGTACGCGACCGAGACGGCGGTCAAGAGCGATGGCAGTCCGCTTTCGTTTGACGTTCGCATCGACAATCCCAGCCAAACACACTCTGCAAAGCTGATCATCGGTGCCCACCGTCGCGGTGGATTGACTGAGCCGGTCCTGGTCAAGATCAACGGCAATCCGATCGACATCGACACCGGCGACGCGGACGAGTTTTCGGAATACTTCGCGCCGTTGAATGCATGGATCCCCGCCTCGATTCTACAGCATCACAACAAGGTGGAAATTCAGCCCCAACAGGACACAACCATCACTTCGGTACAGATCCAAACCCATCAAGCAAGCAATGATGCAGCGAGTGATCCGCAGCCAACGGTGCTGTTTGACTTCGAGGACGATCAGCAACTCGAATCGATCGAAACGCGAGACATACAGATCTCGCGTGTGAAGAGCGATTCAGGATCGGCTCTGCTCCTTGAGTCGGGACACGCGATTGATTGGCCTGGAATCACGTTGAAACCCACGCAAGGGACGTGGGACTTGGGGATGTTCCAGCATTTGTCGTTCGACGTGATCAACCAGGGTGACCAACCCTTCGAGATCGGGCTGAAGATTGAAAGTCGCAACGCGGACGGAATTGAAAAGAACTTCACGGTGATGAACAACATCGCCGCAAAGGAATCTCGCAAGATCTCCGGGACGCTTTACACGACGCCATGGAAATTCACGTCGTCGTTCGTTGTTCAAGGGATGCATGCGGCACCGGGCCAGAAGACGGTCGATCCATCCTCGGTCACGCAGGTCGTGATATTCTTACGGCAACCTAAGCGGGACTATCGTTTCACGATTGACAACGTCAAAGTTGAAACGCCGATGACGTCAATGGACGTGGGCGAATTCTTGCCGTTCATCGACCAGTTTGGTCAATTCATTCACAAGCAGTGGCCTGGCAAAACGCTTTCGCAACAGGATCTGGTCGCCAGTCGAGAGGCGGAGAAGAAAGAACTGGCCGGCAAACCGGGACCGGCGTCCTTCAATCGCTTTGGCGGCTGGAAAGATTCGTCCCAACACGGACCCGCCAAGTTTTTCCGTGTGGAGAAGCACGATGGTCGTTGGTGGCTGATCGATCCGGACGGGTGTCGGTTTTGGTCCCACGGGATGGATGCGGTGTCGACCCGATTCGGGGGAACAGGCATCGAACACCGTGAGAACTACTTTCGTGGTCTCCCGAAGGAAGACAGCAAGCTCGGCAAGTACTATTTCTCAAGCACATGGGCGTTCGGATTCTATGCCGATAAGACACCCTTCAAGATGTACAACCACCTGCTGGCCAATCTGCATCGCAAGTACGGTGACGACCATCGAGCCGAGTTCGAGGATGTCTCGCACAAGCGGCTCCGAAGTTGGGGATTCAATACCTTGGCCAGTTGGTGCGATGAATCGGTCAATCGGCAAAACCGTACTCCTTACGTCGAGTTCGTCTATGTCGAAGATGGCCCGGTGCTTGAGGGGGCACAGAAAATGTGGACGCAGTTCCACGATGTGTTCGATCCGAGATTCCGACAGTCCATCGCGCATGGCATCGAAAAGGTGAAGTACTCGATAGGCGACCCCTGGTGCATGGGGTACTACGTTGACAACGAGTTGTACTGGGGCAGCGATATCGATCTGGCCTTGTGGACACTTCGTTGCAGTTCCAAGCAGGCGGCCAAGCAAGAATTCTTGAAGGACCTGACTGCCAAATACGAAACCATCGACGCACTCAATCAGGCATGGGGAACCGAGCATGCCACGTGGAGCGATCTTGCCGAAGCCACACAAACTCCGGATGTGAACAAGGCGAACGAAGATCTACGCCAGTTCGCGAAGAAAACCTCCGAGACCTACTTCCGCAGCGTCAAAGAAGAATTGGCCGCCGCCGCCCCAGGGCAACTGTATCTCGGCTGTCGGTTTATCTGGGACAACGAAACGGCCATCCGAGCGGCCTGTCGGTACGCGGATGTTGTGAGTTTCAACAGGTACTTGTATTCGGTTGATCAGATGAGTCTGCCCAAGGGAGAAGACAAGCCGATTCTGATCGGCGAGTTCCATTTTGGTGCCTTAGACCGAGGCCTGTTCCATCCCACCCGGGCTCCCGCCAAGAACCAGACCAATCGTGCAGAATGCTACAAGAATTATGTGTTGAGCGCGCTGCGAAACCCATTGTTCGTGGGGACTCATTGGTTCCAATACTACGACGAGCCAACCGCGGGTCGCGGTGATGGAGAGAACTACAACACCGGATTTCTTGATATCTGTGATACGCCCTACCCGGAAATGGTTTCCGCCGCGCGGGAAGTCGCGGAACGGATGTACGAATATCGCGCCGGACGTTGA
- a CDS encoding winged helix-turn-helix transcriptional regulator: MEATLELIGGKWKGIVLFYLLDGRLRFSELKRKIGCVTQRMLTKQLRELEASGLVNRIVYAEVPPRVEYELTTEGKSLEPVLMALKQWGESHAVALLKNRSQQEDHVA, encoded by the coding sequence GTGGAGGCGACGCTGGAGCTGATCGGGGGCAAGTGGAAGGGGATCGTCCTGTTCTACCTGCTCGATGGCCGGCTCCGGTTCAGTGAGCTGAAACGCAAAATCGGTTGTGTCACGCAACGGATGCTGACGAAGCAGCTGCGCGAGTTGGAGGCCAGCGGACTGGTCAATCGAATCGTCTACGCGGAAGTGCCTCCACGGGTCGAATACGAGTTGACGACAGAAGGAAAGTCGCTCGAGCCGGTTCTGATGGCGCTCAAGCAATGGGGAGAATCCCACGCCGTCGCCCTGCTGAAAAACCGTTCACAGCAAGAAGATCATGTCGCCTAG
- a CDS encoding 3-keto-disaccharide hydrolase, which produces MKSIAPTIAAPLFFLLWFSPATARATHELVGDWSLKLESGTPAWMSVRQSDGKWDVKLRLHVGPEGPHKDVTFSDGRLNFTLRQNKKATDTKTVNVGIKNGILDGVIVSTSKDGTVQRDPFTGKKIPPVPSTPPDLSKVRFGHPISLFNGKDLTGWRPHERDKIMGWGVQDGLLVNTTPKTDFSATGAYANLRTDAVFEDFWLHIEFNIGESRNSGVYLRGMYEAQVVDRDSRMQGKQGVGAIFGSIAPSKNAGKKGGEWQTYDLTLVDRHVTVVLNGEKVIDNQPVAGPTGGAVFTDPTQPGPIHLQGDHTSVKYRDIYLAPVVKD; this is translated from the coding sequence ATGAAATCAATCGCACCAACCATCGCTGCCCCCCTTTTCTTTCTGTTGTGGTTCTCTCCGGCAACCGCCAGAGCCACCCACGAACTCGTGGGCGACTGGTCGTTGAAGCTTGAATCGGGAACGCCCGCTTGGATGAGCGTTCGCCAATCGGATGGAAAATGGGACGTGAAACTGCGACTGCATGTCGGTCCCGAAGGGCCTCACAAGGACGTCACGTTTTCGGATGGACGGCTCAACTTCACGCTTCGTCAAAACAAGAAAGCGACGGACACCAAGACCGTCAATGTCGGCATCAAGAACGGGATCCTTGACGGTGTGATCGTCTCGACTTCCAAAGACGGCACGGTCCAGCGGGATCCGTTTACGGGCAAGAAGATCCCGCCGGTTCCTTCGACACCGCCCGATTTGTCAAAGGTCCGCTTCGGCCACCCCATTTCGCTCTTCAACGGCAAAGACCTGACAGGTTGGCGACCTCATGAGAGAGACAAAATTATGGGGTGGGGTGTTCAGGACGGCTTGCTCGTCAACACCACCCCCAAAACCGACTTCAGCGCAACGGGGGCCTATGCGAACCTGCGGACCGACGCAGTTTTCGAGGATTTCTGGTTGCACATCGAGTTCAACATTGGGGAGTCCCGCAACAGTGGCGTTTACCTGCGCGGCATGTACGAAGCGCAAGTCGTCGACCGGGACAGTCGGATGCAGGGCAAGCAAGGCGTGGGAGCCATCTTTGGAAGCATCGCGCCGTCTAAGAACGCGGGCAAGAAGGGAGGCGAGTGGCAGACCTATGACCTGACATTGGTCGATCGGCACGTCACGGTTGTGCTCAACGGCGAGAAGGTGATCGACAACCAACCCGTTGCCGGCCCCACCGGCGGCGCAGTCTTCACCGATCCGACGCAGCCGGGCCCGATTCACCTGCAAGGTGACCATACAAGCGTGAAGTACCGTGATATTTACCTAGCGCCGGTCGTCAAGGACTAA
- a CDS encoding LamG domain-containing protein: MIKLLSTPFFVIALALPCMAQNQPFFAEGQDPKPTDRVWQKIDDLSDEFEGSTLDTNKWSADPGAKGWGWIGRPPGLFQPENVRLQDGKMQVTVRKLDAPKVINGHEFLYGGAIVRSIHPGQVGWYYECRMKANQTEMSSTFWLMTDDTVKERQELDIQECVGRLSKEAASWARGWDQVFHSNLIKTTKGQPGKVQVQGSIETETKNWERYYVYGAWWKSPHEIRYYLDGQYAYSLKPPAPWDQPKYYQMAIETYDWNPVPEDGGLVASGTREERTTQYDWVRTWKLR; the protein is encoded by the coding sequence ATGATCAAACTACTTTCGACACCATTTTTCGTGATCGCACTGGCACTTCCATGCATGGCCCAAAACCAACCGTTCTTTGCCGAGGGACAGGATCCAAAGCCGACCGATCGGGTATGGCAGAAGATCGACGATCTTTCGGATGAGTTTGAGGGATCGACGCTGGATACGAACAAATGGTCGGCGGATCCTGGCGCCAAAGGCTGGGGCTGGATCGGTCGGCCGCCAGGGCTTTTTCAACCTGAAAACGTGCGTCTTCAAGATGGAAAAATGCAGGTGACGGTCCGCAAACTCGATGCACCCAAAGTCATCAACGGCCACGAATTCCTGTACGGCGGTGCCATCGTGCGATCGATCCATCCCGGCCAAGTGGGGTGGTACTACGAGTGCAGGATGAAGGCGAATCAAACCGAGATGTCGTCAACATTCTGGCTCATGACGGACGACACTGTGAAAGAACGGCAAGAACTGGATATCCAGGAATGTGTCGGACGCCTCTCGAAGGAAGCCGCATCCTGGGCTCGCGGGTGGGACCAGGTTTTCCATTCCAATCTCATCAAGACGACCAAGGGGCAGCCTGGGAAGGTGCAGGTCCAAGGTTCAATCGAGACCGAGACGAAGAACTGGGAACGATACTACGTGTACGGAGCGTGGTGGAAATCGCCGCACGAAATTCGATATTACCTCGACGGCCAATACGCCTATTCGCTGAAACCACCCGCCCCCTGGGATCAGCCCAAGTATTACCAGATGGCAATCGAGACCTATGACTGGAACCCCGTTCCAGAAGACGGAGGGCTTGTCGCCAGCGGCACGCGGGAAGAAAGAACCACACAGTATGACTGGGTCAGAACATGGAAGCTCCGGTAG
- a CDS encoding zinc-dependent alcohol dehydrogenase family protein, with protein sequence MKAMLINAYGADAPFKAAEVDKPDVKPGHVLVKIAASSVNTVDTMIRKMGKELPLSPDTPAILGMDFAGTVEAVGDGVTEYSVGDEVYGCAGGLADLPGTLAEFIVADSKLIAKKPTNLSMREAAALPLVAITAYEGLTRAGIQPGHKVLVHGGSGGVGHVAIQLAKHWGAEVYSTGGGEKQLALIERLGATGINYKTESVEQYVAKHTGGAGFELVFDSVGGANLTNSFEAAALNGQIATTVSMCELDLTPAHFKGLSLHVVFMLIPMLHHFQREQHAEILRDLAQISESGGLNPVLDEERFSLDQVADAYARLESGKGMGKVVVDYH encoded by the coding sequence ATGAAAGCCATGTTGATCAACGCCTATGGCGCAGACGCCCCTTTCAAAGCGGCCGAAGTCGACAAGCCCGACGTCAAACCCGGTCATGTTCTCGTCAAGATCGCGGCGTCGAGCGTGAACACCGTTGACACGATGATTCGAAAGATGGGCAAAGAGTTGCCGTTGTCCCCGGACACTCCGGCCATCCTGGGAATGGACTTCGCGGGAACGGTTGAGGCCGTCGGTGACGGCGTGACCGAGTATTCGGTCGGTGATGAAGTTTACGGCTGCGCGGGCGGACTGGCGGACCTGCCGGGCACGCTGGCGGAGTTCATCGTGGCGGACAGCAAGCTGATTGCCAAGAAGCCGACCAACCTGTCGATGCGCGAGGCCGCCGCCTTGCCCCTGGTCGCGATCACGGCCTACGAAGGATTGACTCGCGCAGGGATCCAGCCGGGCCACAAAGTTCTCGTCCACGGCGGTTCAGGCGGCGTCGGTCATGTTGCCATTCAACTTGCCAAGCATTGGGGTGCCGAAGTTTACTCGACCGGCGGCGGCGAGAAGCAGCTGGCATTGATCGAACGATTGGGAGCGACCGGGATCAACTACAAAACCGAATCGGTTGAGCAGTACGTCGCCAAACACACCGGCGGGGCCGGGTTTGAATTGGTGTTCGATTCAGTTGGTGGTGCCAATCTGACGAATTCGTTTGAGGCGGCGGCGCTCAATGGCCAGATCGCCACGACGGTTTCCATGTGCGAATTGGATTTGACGCCGGCCCACTTCAAAGGGCTGTCGCTGCACGTCGTGTTCATGTTGATTCCGATGCTGCACCATTTTCAGCGCGAGCAACACGCAGAGATTTTGCGAGACCTCGCTCAGATTTCCGAGTCGGGCGGCCTGAACCCGGTGTTGGACGAAGAGCGTTTTTCGCTCGATCAGGTGGCAGACGCCTACGCCCGACTGGAAAGCGGAAAAGGCATGGGCAAAGTCGTTGTCGACTATCATTAG
- a CDS encoding DUF4437 domain-containing protein: MTTTYTHGLRALLTSTLLLVAPGAVRAQGAARPAPPQATTEVVLASEINWRHLNPARGDASPAAGTLWGDQTKDGESGFLVKFNDGFSSPPHIHNITYRGIVLAGGLHNDDPDAAPLWMPAGSWWIQPAGEVHITAAKTLSVGYVEIQSGPYLVKAPQEAFDNGERPINVDASNIVWLDASNTTWIDGQTETQAETDAGPSARLTFLWGNPDGEQVVGTMLKLPAGFDGQLQTDSPSLRVVVIKGQTRLHLDEGGEVKPLPSGSYFGSHGPASHRLSCDDACILYVRTQGKFTLSP; the protein is encoded by the coding sequence ATGACCACCACTTACACCCACGGCCTGCGGGCACTCCTGACCTCCACGCTCTTGCTGGTCGCTCCCGGAGCCGTTCGGGCTCAGGGTGCTGCACGACCAGCCCCCCCGCAAGCGACCACCGAAGTCGTCCTTGCGTCGGAAATCAACTGGCGGCACCTGAACCCGGCACGCGGCGACGCCAGTCCGGCGGCGGGGACGTTGTGGGGCGATCAAACCAAAGACGGTGAATCGGGTTTTCTGGTCAAGTTCAACGACGGATTTTCGTCACCGCCCCACATTCACAACATTACCTATCGCGGAATCGTCCTCGCTGGCGGACTGCACAATGACGACCCCGACGCCGCGCCGCTTTGGATGCCTGCCGGTTCGTGGTGGATTCAGCCGGCCGGTGAAGTCCACATCACCGCTGCGAAAACGCTAAGCGTGGGTTACGTCGAAATCCAGAGCGGACCGTATCTGGTCAAAGCCCCCCAAGAAGCCTTCGACAACGGTGAACGACCGATCAATGTTGACGCGTCCAACATCGTTTGGCTGGATGCTTCCAACACGACATGGATTGACGGCCAGACGGAAACGCAAGCGGAAACCGACGCCGGTCCATCCGCCCGACTGACCTTTTTGTGGGGCAACCCGGACGGCGAGCAAGTCGTCGGCACGATGCTCAAACTGCCAGCCGGTTTCGACGGACAACTTCAAACCGACAGCCCTTCACTACGAGTCGTGGTCATCAAGGGCCAGACGAGACTGCATCTGGACGAAGGCGGTGAAGTTAAACCGTTGCCGAGTGGCAGCTACTTCGGATCGCACGGCCCCGCCTCGCACCGCCTCTCTTGCGACGACGCGTGCATCCTTTACGTGCGAACGCAAGGCAAATTCACACTTTCGCCGTAA
- a CDS encoding sulfatase-like hydrolase/transferase, which produces MIIRHTPIGIAALLATLVVPWIASAQAESKPNILWIITDDQRPDSVSAYNRLVYGKDESPLGYVESPNIDKLAAEGIMFTRAMCNSPACGPSRGSMHSGRYPFRNGHYAFELTHQNPDFIRPVVPQILREQGYATATFGKDDPYIYRWGPGQGFHDPGFYDVRVHNKHTLQRNGVGDFATLESFGKGGYLGKTEVVYYPDGSQRTYFLKRKDGKPTEDDLAAVAQTDNELEILRSYTCGGIKSLVFGGVNPKPAADTADAHIATAMKNYLANAGRTYKTLWGEETQGADTTKPQFIHLGFHFPHTPVLPPKSFRDRFKTKNYRVPEFDRQELAKLPPQLVRLYESCKVDGMTEAEKQQAIQDYYAFCAHGDAQIGVAVEAFKAYCKAANQEYLIVFTVGDHSWHLGEQGIEAKFGPWGQSVANAAILVSSDESLVPAGGHDDQMIEFVDFAPTMLQACGVDLQDPKYDFLDGVSLFDVLGGTAPKREYILGEIHLVAGPRAYMYTDRFRFSMRSRPFPGQVNEQNFGKNIKWALEAPIEKVDLALYDLKHDPLERNNVANDPDYRELAAWFRSKLGNIILGDGRVECDWSKANSYVISDFAKGADDKQANIPEHLIP; this is translated from the coding sequence ATGATCATCAGGCACACACCTATTGGAATAGCCGCTCTGCTGGCAACGCTGGTTGTCCCGTGGATCGCTTCCGCTCAAGCCGAGTCGAAACCCAACATCCTGTGGATCATCACCGATGATCAGCGCCCCGATTCGGTCAGCGCCTACAACCGGTTGGTTTACGGCAAAGATGAAAGTCCGCTGGGTTACGTCGAATCGCCCAACATCGACAAACTGGCCGCCGAAGGAATCATGTTCACTCGGGCGATGTGTAATTCACCCGCTTGTGGTCCGTCGCGGGGCTCGATGCATTCGGGGCGTTATCCGTTCCGCAACGGCCACTACGCCTTCGAGTTGACGCATCAGAATCCGGACTTCATACGCCCGGTCGTTCCCCAGATTCTCCGCGAGCAGGGCTATGCGACCGCCACGTTCGGCAAGGACGATCCGTACATCTACCGCTGGGGACCCGGTCAGGGCTTTCATGACCCTGGGTTCTATGACGTGCGGGTTCACAACAAGCATACCCTGCAGCGAAACGGTGTCGGCGATTTCGCCACGCTGGAATCCTTCGGCAAAGGCGGCTACTTGGGCAAGACCGAGGTTGTTTATTATCCCGATGGCAGCCAACGAACTTATTTTCTCAAACGCAAGGATGGGAAACCGACGGAGGACGATCTCGCCGCCGTGGCGCAAACCGACAATGAGCTCGAAATCCTCCGCTCGTACACCTGCGGTGGGATTAAGTCGCTGGTCTTCGGCGGAGTGAACCCGAAGCCGGCTGCGGATACCGCCGACGCGCACATCGCAACGGCGATGAAGAACTACCTGGCCAATGCCGGCCGTACCTACAAGACTCTGTGGGGCGAGGAAACGCAGGGCGCCGACACGACGAAACCCCAGTTCATTCATCTTGGGTTCCACTTCCCGCACACTCCGGTGCTGCCGCCGAAATCGTTCCGGGACCGTTTTAAAACGAAGAACTATCGTGTGCCCGAGTTCGATCGGCAGGAACTCGCCAAACTACCGCCGCAATTGGTGCGACTTTACGAAAGCTGCAAGGTCGACGGCATGACCGAAGCCGAGAAGCAGCAAGCGATCCAGGACTACTACGCGTTTTGCGCGCACGGCGATGCGCAAATCGGCGTGGCTGTCGAGGCGTTCAAGGCTTACTGCAAAGCGGCGAACCAAGAGTACTTGATCGTTTTCACCGTCGGAGACCACAGTTGGCACCTCGGCGAACAAGGCATCGAGGCCAAGTTCGGTCCCTGGGGTCAGTCGGTTGCCAATGCGGCGATTCTGGTTTCCTCGGACGAAAGTTTGGTCCCGGCCGGCGGGCATGACGACCAAATGATCGAGTTCGTGGATTTCGCACCCACGATGCTCCAGGCGTGCGGCGTGGATTTGCAGGACCCGAAGTACGACTTCCTCGACGGCGTCAGTCTGTTCGATGTGCTCGGCGGCACCGCGCCAAAGCGCGAGTATATTCTGGGGGAGATCCATCTCGTCGCAGGACCCCGGGCCTACATGTATACCGATCGGTTCCGGTTCTCGATGCGCAGCCGTCCGTTCCCCGGACAAGTGAACGAGCAGAATTTCGGCAAGAATATCAAATGGGCGCTCGAAGCGCCGATCGAAAAGGTTGATTTGGCTCTCTACGACCTGAAACATGATCCATTGGAACGCAATAACGTGGCCAACGATCCCGACTATCGGGAACTCGCCGCGTGGTTCCGCAGCAAGCTGGGCAACATCATCCTCGGTGACGGACGCGTCGAGTGCGACTGGTCCAAAGCGAACAGCTACGTGATCAGCGACTTCGCCAAGGGAGCCGACGACAAGCAGGCGAATATTCCCGAGCACCTTATCCCCTGA